In Humulus lupulus chromosome 7, drHumLupu1.1, whole genome shotgun sequence, the following are encoded in one genomic region:
- the LOC133791893 gene encoding uncharacterized protein LOC133791893, translating to MSTATSDDSPPPSGNSNDDNTIGPRSQNKLGFLEGSISKPSSSDSLLYTAWIRNNNIVISWILNSVSKDISASILYDESAAEIWKDLKQQLTLLANQQSGNATSNTTQSVDTPGIILSTSQYCIPTKYDTWIVNSGATRHICSSVSHFISLSDIPKTKLVLPNHSHMFVSKSGTVLLSLDLTLTDEPITKKMIGMGRLFHGLYLRDKPTSIPEVHTISADIWHSRLGHLSSKALDLLSSTLPCNTSHLHKHSPCFFRSDNAPELVFEELFAKKNVIFHEKIFPFTKLNNATVLVDIFPNIVLPSSLVSYIGITDYITPISSTNNDIVEAPPETTSLTPDPSSTQQKTILIPSPVAAPPPNPIHRPSRQSKPPAYLKDFECHCSLQLNPPTPYPIKKYISYSKLSTSHRIFSYDVSSNAKPSSYKEATLDPNWISTMQQEFQALQNNKTWSSTTLPHHKRAIGSR from the exons ATGTCCACAGCTACTTCAGATGATTCTCCTCCTCCTTCAGGAAATTCCAACGATGATAATACAATCGGACCAAGATCCCAG AACAAATTGGGATTTCTGGAAGGTTCCATTTCTAAACCCTCTTCCTCTGATTCTTTACTGTATACTGCTTGGATTAGGAACAATAATATAGTCATTTCTTGGATACTTAATTCTGTTTCTAAAGACATTTCAGCAAGCATACTCTATGATGAATCAGCTGCTGAAATCTGGAAAGATCTAAAG CAGCAGCTCACTCTTCTTGCCAACCAACAATCTGGTAATGCAACATCTAACACCACACAATCTGTTGACACACCAGGTATAATTCTTTCTACTTCTCAATATTGTATACCTACAAAATATGACACTTGGATAGTGAATTCAGGTGCAACACGACATATATGCTCCTCTGTTTCGCATTTTATTTCTTTATCTGATATTCCCAAAACCAAATTGGTTTTACCTAATCATTCTCATATGTTTGTGTCCAAATCTGGTACTGTTCTGTTGTCCCTTGATTTAACTCTCACTGAT gaACCAATCACTAAGAAGATGATTGGCATGGGTAGATtgtttcacggcctctaccttcgggATAAGCCTACATCTATACCAGAAGTTCACACTATTAGTGCTGATATTTGGCACTCTAGATTAGGTCATTTGTCATCTAAAGCTCTTGACTTACTTAGCTCTACTTTACCTTGTAATACATCACATTTGCATAAACATTCTCCCTGTTTT TTTAGATCCGATAATGCTCCGGAACTTGTTTTTGAAGAACTTTTTGCTAAAAA GAATGTTATTTTTCATGAGAAAATTTTTCCTTTTACAAAGTTAAATAATGCTACTGTTTTGGTtgatatttttcctaacattgtCCTACCTTCCTCTCTAGTTTCTTATATTGGCATAACAGATTATATTACTCCTATTTCTTCTACTAATAATGACATAGTCGAAGCACCTCCAGAGACAACAAGCCTGACACCTGATCCTTCTTCTACACAACAAAAAACTATCCTCATTCCTTCTCCCGTTGCTGCTCCTCCTCCTAATCCTATTCACAGACCTTCAAGACAGTCTAAACCTCCAGCATACTTGAAGGATTTTGAGTGTCACTGTTCCCTTCAACTCAACCCCCCTACTCCTTATCCaatcaaaaaatatatttcataTTCTAAATTATCTACATCTCACAGAATTTTTTCTTATGATGTTTCTTCTAATGCAAAACCTTCGAGCTATAAGGAGGCAACTTTGGATCCAAATTGGATTTCTACTATGCAACAAGAATTTCAAGctctacaaaataacaaaacatgGTCTTCAACCACATTGCCACATCACAAAAGGGCTATTGGATCCCGCTAG
- the LOC133788354 gene encoding galactinol synthase 2-like: MTPNIVNAAAARATGLAKEASGPNRAYVTFLAGDGDYVKGVVGLAKGLRKAKSKYPLVVAILPDVPEDHRKILVDQGCIVREIVPLHPPENQTKFAMAYYVINYSKLRIWELVEYSKMIYLDGDIQVFDNIDHLFDQPDSYFYAVMDCFCEKTWSNSPQYKIGYCQQCPDRVQWASELGPKPPLYFNAGMFVFEPSLPTYHDLLKSVKETPPTLFAEQDFLNMFFRDKYKPIPPVYNLVLALLWRHPENIDLDQVKVVHYCAAGSKPWRYTGEEENMDREEIKMLVQKWWDIYNDESLDYKKTTTAGVEAPNGTTEQVNLQAFLEALSGAGVVPRVRAPSAA; this comes from the exons ATGACTCCTAACATCGTCAACGCTGCCGCAGCCAGAGCCACCGGTCTTGCCAAGGAAGCCAGTGGTCCGAACCGGGCTTATGTGACCTTCTTGGCCGGTGATGGAGACTACGTGAAGGGCGTGGTGGGGTTAGCCAAAGGGCTGAGAAAGGCGAAGAGCAAGTACCCTCTGGTGGTGGCGATTCTGCCCGACGTTCCCGAGGATCACCGGAAAATTCTGGTGGATCAAGGGTGCATCGTCCGGGAGATTGTGCCACTCCACCCACCGGAGAACCAGACTAAGTTTGCCATGGCCTATTACGTTATCAACTACTCCAAGCTTCGTATTTGGGAG TTAGTGGAGTACAGCAAAATGATATACTTGGATGGAGATATTCAAGTCTTCGACAACATTGACCATCTGTTCGATCAGCCAGACTCCTACTTCTACGCCGTAATGGACTGTTTCTGCGAGAAAACTTGGAGCAATAGCCCACAATACAAGATCGGCTACTGCCAGCAGTGCCCGGATCGAGTCCAGTGGGCTTCAGAGTTGGGCCCAAAACCTCCTCTTTACTTCAACGCAGGAATGTTCGTTTTTGAGCCCAGTTTGCCGACTTACCATGATCTCCTCAAGTCAGTCAAAGAGACCCCTCCAACCCTCTTTGCTGAACAg GACTTTTTGAACATGTTCTTTAGGGACAAGTACAAGCCTATTCCACCAGTTTACAATCTTGTTTTGGCCTTGTTGTGGCGTCACCCTGAGAATATCGATCTTGACCAAGTCAAAGTCGTTCACTACTGTGCTGCT GGGTCCAAACCATGGAGGTATACTGGGGAGGAAGAAAATATGGATAGAGAAGAGATCAAGATGCTAGTCCAGAAATGGTGGGACATATACAACGACGAGTCGTTGGACTACAAGAAAACGACAACTGCTGGTGTGGAAGCTCCAAATGGAACAACAGAGCAAGTGAATCTCCAAGCCTTCTTGGAGGCACTATCAGGGGCTGGTGTCGTTCCTCGTGTTAGAGCTCCATCCGCGGCTTAG